The genomic interval TGTTAAGTCTGACTGCAGAGAAAGCGCAGGATGAAGACAGGAGGAGAATTCGAGCTTTTGCATAGGGCGAGGTAAAGGAAGTCCAAAAAGAGAAAGTAGGTCATGGAGTCGGTGGGAGTGCAGACACCAAGCGTGCATCGATGAGTCAGCGTGTTCCTGATGGGGAAGTTCTCACCTCAATGATGCTCACTTAATGTAATGACCACATTCTCATAAGCCTGCAATGCAAAGCCGCTGCTGTTGTAAAGACTGAACATCTACCTCTTTTCCTGCCTTCCCTTGCTTTTCTTTTCTAACCCAGTTGTCATGTTAATtggttcatttaattaaagccgCTCTGTCAGAGCCCTGAGGAGGAAACATTGTTGCTGCGCTGTTTCACCGATTCGGACACACATGGGCTGAAAGTAGGACGACCGCAGAACCGGTGGGAGGAGGACAGAGGAAGCGCTGACACTATAGATTAAGCTATTCCAGAGTTTAATGTTCCGTGTTTTTTCCACTGCGCTTCAGAAAATAGGGCTCTAAGTTTAAAACTAATCCTTTGTGAGTCATTGCCACAACAAGCTGGATTCTCTGGATATCAGaaactaaaaatatttttaaattttaagatAGTTGCAGCCTGCCAGGCACCAAAATTAGTGTCAACAACCAGGAAACACCAAGTAAGGCAGTCGGAAAGTTTGGAAAGTTAAAAAGTTCTcgcaaatatttatttatttgatttttatttgtatttattaccACAGTTGAAAACAAGAATCACTACTGGCAGTTTCTTGTTTTACATATTTCTCATGTTCAGTTTAGATTAAAACTTTAATTCAGTGACAAAACCAACAGTTTTAATCAATATTAGACATTGATTTGACACTGAAATGAGAAAAATGTGACAGTATTTAGCTTTAGCTCAGGGTggttttactgtttgtattttcAAAGCTGTAACTAAAACAGAACTAAATGCACTAATATTTAGTTTGGGCTTGAAATAGTTTCTAAACACTTTCTAAACACAAGTTATTTAATTGTATTACTGGGTGTCATTTAGTTTTGGCTCAGGCTAGCAGTAACTGCATTTTTATTGCCTTCACACATTATTTTTGAAAGTTATTCATTCAAGAAGCTATTATGCAAAATAAAAACCAATCTCACAAATATTGAGTTAAAGCTGAACATTTTGACAcatttcaatccccccaaaattgcTTGATTAGGGAAAATATGACAAATTAAAGTTTAGCTTTAGTTAGCTATGACTACATTGTCACCAAGTGTAACATAAAAATTTGTTTGAATGTTGTAAATTTATGCAATTAAAGTGATGGTTTTACTACTAAGGTATATTTCAATTAAATATTTCAGTCACACTAAAATTTAGAGAATTATTAGAGAAATTTGAAAGCATTATAAGTAGCTCTAGTTAAAGTTACCATATCAGCTCAATATAGAGAAAGTTGATCTTTAGAAACTTGTGAGATATATTTCGAAATTAAAGAAaaggtttacattttttttattttagactAATACTTTGTACTTCTTATAAACctaaataataattttagaACTGTTAATAATTAGCCACGTTAGCAATAGTCAGGGCTAGTCATAGtgtgatgcatattcaataagattacatttctctgctccTATCCCTCCATCACTGTGCTTTTTTCCTCCCCCCTTTTCCTCCTCCAGACAAAATGTGCTTCAATCCCTTCTTCAATAATGAGGACATGCAGGAGATCACCAAGCACTTTGTGATTTGTCATGTCGACGCCCCAGGGCAACACGTTGGAGCTTCGCAGTTCCCACAAGGGTATGAAGCACTTCATGTTTTAAAAAGACAAATGTCATTGTTGGACTGAGACATGTTCATCATTGAACACTTTAATTATCAAGTGTTTCTGCCTGTAATTAAGctcagcatgattaagtttccaAAGACACCAATTCTTTACTTGTATAAATATTATTACTAAACTATAATTTTAAGCATATCTCCTTTTATgctaattattataatttttttacattactgtATCGGTGTAACTAATACCGGAATAAGGGTTTATATATAATCAAGAAAAAGGTAAAGATTACAGAGTCCTAAATTTTTATACCAGCAAATACATAATATGTAACATTGTTAAATAAATAGCTACAGACAATACAAACTATATGTAATTAGGGAACCAATGAGGGCAAAAATGCAAAAACTGTTTAAGTCTGCCAAAAGAGTAAAGCCattgataaattatttattaatattattatttagcATTTTAAAACGTTTGATTATCTGTTGAAGGACATAATTTGTCTATATATGTAACTCTGCTGATATTTATTAGCATATTAGCAATGCATTCAGTTTAAAATGACTAAATGAAAGATAGGAGTGATAGATGGATATAAACACTAGTTTCTTATATGGTTTTAGTGAGTGACTGGTTACCTGTCTGGTCagtaatttgaattaaaaagacAAACTCTGTCCTTTTCCTCAACAGGTACCAGTATCCCACCATGGACCAGCTGGCTGGGATGCTGCCCACTGTTGTGCAGCATTTTGGGTCGGTGTCATTTGCATTAAAACTGAGTTTGCTTGTACATTTATGTATGTGTTTATATCCCATTCAGTGTCTGAGAAACTAAACATTGTTGGAAATAACTGCAAATGATTGTGAAAAACCAGTTGGAGCTTGAGTTGTCAGCTTTGTGCTTCATTTTACAACAACATTTATAAAGTATTAAACAAATGTAGCCATAAAGTAATGATTACATCCAATAAGGCTTTATTTTTAAACTTGATTCAGCTAAGATTTATATTTGCTTCCTATGTGTACagctgttttttaaacaaatactctGGGGGTAGATTCCATGTAAATTTTTGCtgatatcattattattattattattattattatcagatTCAAGAGCATTGTTGGGATCGGAGTCGGAGCTGGAGCTTATATTCTGGCCAAATTTGCTGTGAGTTAAACTCTTATCCTATATCCTGCACCTGTTCGTGAATTATCAACTTCTTTATCAATATTTAAGTGTTTAGTGCTTTCCACTGCAACAGCTTCCAGTTAATGTTTAATAGTGTCTCAACTTTAGGCACATTTCAACCAATTGCTGCAtgtaaaaatgtccccaaaaatgtagattttttttctatttggttGACTTGACCTAAATTTTTGTAGCTACAACAACCACTGCAGGTATTTTGGAACAATTTATCAAAATAAATGGAGAACCGTAAACAGTTACAGTACATCACTGTGGTATAAATTTAGTCACAGATTTTCCTGAAAAATACCAGAGCTAAAACCACATAGGCTGTTATTTCACATGTATACCTAAAATGATGTAAATGTAAGGAGCTGCActtaaatgagttaataagtGGCTTTCTTTCCATTAAAGTAGTTGTTGTGCTTTACTCGTCTTTACTCAGCTGTTGTTCCCTGACATGGTGGAGGGTTTGGTTCTGCTCAACATCGACCCGAACGGCAAAGGGTGGATTGACTGGGCTGCGTCAAAGGTGcctcttttcaatcatatttctaaTTCAAGTCTTCCTAAAGTCAGGTGGGATTTTTGTATTAAGCAGCTATCAGTAATAGAAACATGTGTCGTTGTTGCATCTTTAGCTGTCAGGTCTGACCAGCACCATCCCAGACACTGTGCTGCCACATCTTTTCAGCCAGGTAAGATCAgactttgttcttttttttcaccacgttcctatttttctcttttttttagaATCAGGAAATATAAATATTGAGTTACAAAAACCAAACAGAATACAGTAAATACATCTTTTTGATCCACATTTGAATTTCTCTAAGTCATTTGTGCTTTGTGTGTGCGCAGGACGAAATGGTGAACAACACAGAACTGGTTCAGAGTTACCGACAACAGATAACAAACTCCATCAACCACCAAAACCTCCAACTTTTCTGGAACTTGTACAACAGGTGAATGAGCAAACCAACAATCTTGTTCCAGTCTGAAAGGCAAAACCTTTACTTGACAGAGAGGCTCAAACTTGCACGGTTTTcctcttttgtttgtttgtttcagtcGGAGGGACCTGGAGATGAACCGTGGTGGAACAACGATTAATGCCAAGACCTTGAAGTGAGTTTTTAGGAACTTATTTTCATTGTACAGTTTCATACATGCTTGATGATTTTGACCAAACCTGACTACAAAGTACCTCAGTTGGTTTTACGTGGTAAAAATTCAtagttatatttgtttttattgattcaTAGTGATTATAACATGACTTTCCATGAATATAGAAAAAGAGGAGTTTTGTTTCTTTATTCAAAAAATTTGCAAAGTCTTTGAGAGTAAAGTGTTCAGTTAAACCAAGAGAATTTGAAAGAATATCCTAAATGCTTACGGGTTTTCTGCAGATGTCCAGTGATGCTGGTTGTAGGAGACAACGCTCCTGCTGAAGAGGGAGTGGTGAGTCCTACAACATAATTCATGTTTAGGTATAACAACACAGCCAGTTAGTAATAACAAGATGAGACTTTATAAAATCTGGGGCAAAAGAAAATGTGACTAGACAAAaatttactaaaatatttgacgaaaaTGAAGATCTattcttttcttttcacaaagaAACAAACAGTTTTCGAAACAATTTAATCCGTGCAGATTTGACTTGTCCATATGTTGTGCATTAAGAAAGCTTTCATAAAAAGATTCAGTCCCAAACTGTGTTCAGTGTGGCACTTTAGACTAAATGAGAAAGTAAGTGGGCCTATTTTAGTCTTTAGACTGAAGGCAATAAAATGCCTCCCAGACTCATCAAAAAAACTGTGAAACAGCCCTTTAGTTCAGTGCTGACAAGATGTGGATGTCGGCTAAACTGCTGTTGGTGACAATTTAGCCGGTTTTTCTGAATGGTTACCCAAAAGTTTGTAAATGTTATAACACATATCATGATATATCAAAAGCTTGTATTGTACTccatatttcattttcttctttagtaaaatgaaataaataaaaagaatttcCTGAAGATTTGCATAAAGTGTCCAATTGAATTAATCTCTTCAGTCATGGTCAAAATGACACCATTTTGTTGCTGACCCCACAGAATCCTTCTGAGGGCCAAGAATGGCCTGCAGGCCACACTTTGGACATCCCCGAACTAAACGTTTCAAAAGTCTAATACAGGAGATCAGTTCTTCTGTCAGCAGCCTTCCTTATTTAGCAGAGCCTGTCAACATGAGTCAGAGTAAATAAACAATAATCTAATTCGAGCTCCAGGCAGCAGACCACCCTTCCCTTCCCTCCCTTCCCTCCCTGCTCTGTCCTGCTCCGTTCAGTGTTTTGTTCTCTGTTCAGTGTTTTGTTCTTGGCTCGTTAATTCAGTCAGCAACTGTTTGTTCTCATTCTGGTCAACAGAAACAGGTCAGCCAGCAGAAACCTGGTCCTTTTACTCCACAACCCCGCTGCCCCTGCAGGCATGCTGTCCATCTGTGTGTCTTTATGAGGATGATGCATATCTGCGATCCTATAGGTGTGCAGATATGCTTGTGGGTGTGGGCGTGTGTGTGcgggtgtgtgtgggtgtgtgcatTCTCAAAGGGACAGGTGTCTCTGGGGTTCCCTAGTTTGAAGTGACCCAGATATGCATGCCCTTCTGCACCAGTTAATCTGCAGCGTGCCCAGATTCTCCTCTCTCCGATGGAGGCAGCAGGGAGGGATGTTGTTATGAAACATCCTACAGAAAGGAAACTAGAACGAAGATGAAGATGAAGATGCGGAGTGTGAGGAAGAGGAGGGATGTAAACAGAAGTTGCTTTGTTGGCTCTAACAGATGATGGTCGAGTTTAACATTGAATGTTTTCTCATTTTACGAGGCAGGAGCTGCTGAAGTGATCTCCTTACATTGAGATATGGATAAATTTTTCTATGTCTGAGATTTTCACACGTTTTCTATTCCTGTCCTGTGGCCTGACCTGCATTTTGTTGTCTTTGGCAGTAACCCACATCATTTGATCCATTAGCATCCAAGATTAAATGCAGCAGAGTGAAAAGAGCTGCCATGTGCATGATGTTCACTTTGTGTCTGGGCAGCGTTGCATTACGTGAATTAGTGCACATCTGCCTAATTTATGTGTGTGAACACTTCAGCCGAGTCTCTGCCAGCCAGACTGACTCATCTCTGCAGCACACTGCACCATCTGAGTGTCTAGGTTATAGACACTCAGTCCACTTGAAAGTGTGTTTCACCGCTAATTCTGAGCAAGGTTTATGGATCATAGAGTTGTAtataatgaaaatgaaaaataaaatgcaagAACATAAAACTCAGTTTATAACTGAGTTATAAATTCTAAATATTCACAAAAATATCTCCTGTACTGGAGCTGCGTTAATGACCACTACTCTGCTGTAAAAATGCTAACACTAAGTAAGACTGATGTATGATCAAACAAtgcaatgttttattttgtcttCAAGGTTGAGTGCAACTCCAAGCTGGATCCAACCAACACCACCTTCCTAAAGGTaactttttgtctttattttacttaatttggttttattaaCATAAAGAACCAATCTTAAGGCAGAATGTAGCTTATCAACCGTTCGGCTTTAAGTCGAGCCAAATGAATAAAGTACTTTGTCATCTGCATAAGGGCACATTTTAACTGcaaaaaggataaaaaaaacaatactgccTTTGGGTGCTCCTTTTAAAATTCACAAATGGGGTAAACTGATGCATGCTGCTGTTGCTAATCTGATGCAAACAACAACTGGGCTGAAATGTTTACATCTTAGCGCTGATGTTTGATTTCTTCTCGTGGCAGATGGCTGATTCTGGTGGACTGCCACAGCTCACACAGGTAACATCACAAACACTTACAAGACTTCCttccaaacaaaaataaacatccGGACAAACAATGACGACGGCATTTACAGTGTGACTGAATTAAAAACCGATGAACTTTCTTCCAGCCAGGGAAGCTGACTGAAGCCTTCAAGTATTTCCTGCAGGGAATGGGCTACAGTGAGTATCCTCAACTTGTACTAAGATTAGTAAAAGTAACACGAAGAAATAGTATACATATGATGAAAATGTTTTAATGCAGAGGGAGATGAATTGTTAATCTTACCCTCTGTCTTCCTTGCCCCGTTTTTTCAGTTGCTAATGTGAAGGATCGGAGGTTAAGTGGAGGGCCAGGTACTTCCTCCTTCCCATTCAGCTCTGACCTCTTACTGCTGCCCTCTTCAATGGCATTTTCAAaattatttccttttttttttttttttggttcatcTCTTGGGTTATGaatattctaatattttttggGCTGTGATTATCTGtttcactttttttatttttatttttttaatcagatcAAATTTTTCCTTTAGTGGAAAAATACACTGTCCTCACTCCCCGTTCCCCCATTCCTACTCCATCGCATCCCCGATTATGCTCTTTGCATGGCGTTATGCTAGCTTTGAGCAAAAGCATTCAAATTAAAATCACAACAAACAGAATGTCTTCAAATGAAAATTATGCAAAAATGGGTCCCACTGGGAGTCGAGACATCCAGGTGGATATTTTTGCATATATGCTGAAAACCAGATGTTTTCATACACTGTATAAAAAGATACATAGCCTTCTTTTCAATAATTTCACAATAAAATTGACTACAATTTTCCTCTTATCTGAAAAAATACCAAAATTATGTCCTGTGTGTAAATGCCGGGAGAATGAGAGAGAATTCATGgagattttattttactttcttCAAATTCAGTAGTTTACATATCTTTCCCTAAAATGTGGCAGAACTGCCTCCAAGCCGCATGACTTTGGTCAAATCTTTTGGGTGTTCCTTCACAAGCTGCTTTTTACCCTTCCCTCTTGAGAAAACAGGTGTAACTGAGTCAGCATTGTAGTCTGTCTTGCTTTCTTACACCATTTCAGCTTTGCTGAAACAAGTTTTTTGGGCGATCAGGGCTTCATAACGGCCTGATTTCACACAGCACGGATTTTATCATTTGCAGGCGGCCTACCACCGTCGACTACCGGGGGCTCTCTTTGTTTTCTGTGCACTATTCAAAAATAAATTGTGTTTAGAGAGTCCACACATAACTGGTGAAGACTTCAGATTAAACAAAGGCAATGTGTTGTGCATTGCAGCTTATTTTTGCATGCCCATTATTCCTGTGTTTTGCATGTGGTGGAAACCAAAGCAGTGGgaccatttttatttacttcTTTAGCAAGATTTGTCCAAATACTGTTGAGATGTGTGGTGAAACACTTTAACTATTAACAAATCATAAATTGATAACTCAATCAATCAGTTATCACTTTAACATTGCTGACATCTACTGACCTTTGGTGGGAACTTCAACATTTCAGACCTTTTCGTACAGATGAAACAAATAATTTCAGAAATGATGTAGCCATGGGATTTACTTAATAAAATAGATGAACTGaataaatttatttaaaatatactgtagcTCTTCTCTGCGACAGACTGGCAACCTGTCCAGGTGACCCCGCCTCTCGCCCGGAACATTAGCTGGAGAACGGCACCAGCACATCCCGACCCCACTAGGGACAAGGGtgttagaaaatggatggatggatggatggatggatggatggattgattgattgattgattgatttgtgTATCGTAACCTGAGAATAACATGCATGGTGCCAACAATGTGTCTCTCTGCCGACACATTAGCAGCTTTTTTACcagcccaattttttttaatggctgcTTTACAAGCCAGTCAGCTGAAAAAGAGGTATaatcttcagttattcgcat from Corythoichthys intestinalis isolate RoL2023-P3 unplaced genomic scaffold, ASM3026506v1 HiC_scaffold_93, whole genome shotgun sequence carries:
- the LOC130911737 gene encoding protein NDRG4-like isoform X2, with product MPECWDGEHDVETPYGMLHVVIRGAPKGNRPAILTYHDVGLNHKMCFNPFFNNEDMQEITKHFVICHVDAPGQHVGASQFPQGYQYPTMDQLAGMLPTVVQHFGFKSIVGIGVGAGAYILAKFALLFPDMVEGLVLLNIDPNGKGWIDWAASKLSGLTSTIPDTVLPHLFSQDEMVNNTELVQSYRQQITNSINHQNLQLFWNLYNSRRDLEMNRGGTTINAKTLKCPVMLVVGDNAPAEEGVVECNSKLDPTNTTFLKMADSGGLPQLTQPGKLTEAFKYFLQGMGYMPSASMTRLARSRTASLTSAGSMEGSRSRACTNSDSGEGVGAVSQTMEVSC
- the LOC130911737 gene encoding protein NDRG4-like isoform X1, encoding MPECWDGEHDVETPYGMLHVVIRGAPKGNRPAILTYHDVGLNHKMCFNPFFNNEDMQEITKHFVICHVDAPGQHVGASQFPQGYQYPTMDQLAGMLPTVVQHFGFKSIVGIGVGAGAYILAKFALLFPDMVEGLVLLNIDPNGKGWIDWAASKLSGLTSTIPDTVLPHLFSQDEMVNNTELVQSYRQQITNSINHQNLQLFWNLYNSRRDLEMNRGGTTINAKTLKCPVMLVVGDNAPAEEGVVECNSKLDPTNTTFLKMADSGGLPQLTQPGKLTEAFKYFLQGMGYIANVKDRRLSGGPVPSASMTRLARSRTASLTSAGSMEGSRSRACTNSDSGEGVGAVSQTMEVSC